A region of the Chloroflexota bacterium genome:
GTGCGTCCGGTGAGGATAGGGCCAGGGGCCGATATATGCCTTGGTATCGAGACCGAGGTCAGGGGGCAGGTCAGGCCGCTGGTACTCTTCCTCTTCCTGTTCTCTGTAATTGAAGCTCCTGGCTCCGTAGGGGCAGGCCACCATACAGTATTTGCACCCGATGCACCGGCGGAAGTTTTGCATCACTATGCCGTCCTCCCGCCGGTAGGTTGCCTTGGCCGGGCAGACAGGCACACAGGAGGGATGCTCACAATGCATGCAGGGCATGGGTATTATCTCGATGTTTACATTGGGGTATTCGCCCCTGCTGGCGGCAATCACCTTGTGCCAGAAGATATCAAGCCTTCGCCGCTGCTCATCCGGCGAGCCGAAGGGGACGTTGTTCTCAGACTTGCACGCTAATGAGCAAGCCTGGCAGCCGACGCACTTATCCAGGTCTATGACCATCGCCCACTTTGCCACTTATTGCCTCACGCCTTATAGACCTTCACTCTGGTGTTGAAAAAGGATGGCTGGCCGCTGAACACATCGTAATCCAGGCCAATGATTTCATTGGGATTTACGCCAATCTCATCCGCCCATTCGCCAGACGCATAGTGACCTTGGCCAAGGGCAATTGCCACCACGCCCGGAAGTATCCCCTCGAAAACCCTGGCTCTGGCTTTAATTCTCCGTGTTGTTCCGTGGACGTTCGATTGAATCCACACCTTGTCCCGATCCTTGATTCCCAGGTGACGGGCTGTCTCAGTGTTCATCTCGACGAAATTGTCCCAACCGTAGCCATGCATTACGAGATATATTTCCTGGGCCCAGGGATAGTTCTGGCTTCCATTCCCGATGTACAGTGCAGGATGATACGTAACCAGCTTGAGGGGGTATTCGGCAGCATTGCCCAAGAATTTCGGGTTAAGTACCCCTGCCACAAATTTGGGGTCGATTGCCTCTGATAGACGAGGCAACCCGAATTGAAATTTTTTGGAAGCAGTATGGAATACCTGATCATACTTGCCATACTGGTAATCCGGCCCCCTCCATACGCCGTCTGCCTCGAGCGTATCCCAGAAGGCGGCCGTTCGATATCTCACAAACCCCTCGGGGCTGTCGCCGATGTTTTCGAAGGCATCTTCGACAGCGCCACCCGCGTGCTTCGCCAGATCAAAGATTATCTGAGCTATGGGTCTCGAATCATGAAGCGGCTCCACTGTAGGGCGTTTGATCCTGACCTCGGCATAGCCCGAACCTGGCGGGGCAGTCTCATAACCCCATTCCTCTAGGTACGTACAGGCTGGCAGAACGATGTCAGCGTAGTCTGCCATCTCAGTCAGGGATGGTGCGATGTGAACATAGTAAGGCTTTTTCAGGGGGGCATCCCAGGTGTTTGCCCCTGCCTTCGTTTCTGGAACCGACATAATAAGGTTACTGTTGAAACCGATAATTACACCGCCGACCTCACCAACCCCACCACCTAGTATCACGTTAGCCGTTTTGTGGAAATCGATACCTGGTTCGTCTCCAGCTATTGATGGCATGTCCCGATAGGGTGGAGGCTCCTGGTATATTATCCCGCCGCGGGCATCTATGCTGCCCGCCAGCGCATTGAGGCAGTATATGACATGGCTGGCATCGGTGCCATGAGGCCAACTGGTGGCCCCCATGCCGCTCCAGGCAACCGCTGGTCTGGATCGGGCGAATTCCCTGGCTATGCGGCGGATAACGTCAGCAGATACTCCAGTTCTATCCGCCACACCCTCAGGTTTGAAGCCCTCCAGTACAGCCTTCTTATAGCCCTCAAATCCGTGTGTCCAGTTGTCAGTAAAGTCTTTGTCGTATAGCCCTTCGCTGATTATGACATGCGCTATTGCCAGGGCCAGGATGCCCTCGGTGCCCGGGTTGTTGGGTATCCACTCATCGGCCTTGGCTGCGGTGACGGAGTAGCGAGGGTCGATGACCACCACCTTTGCCCGGTTGGGCACTTCACGGCGTATCTTGCCCCAAAGGCGCAGGTTTCGGGCC
Encoded here:
- a CDS encoding 4Fe-4S dicluster domain-containing protein yields the protein MVIDLDKCVGCQACSLACKSENNVPFGSPDEQRRRLDIFWHKVIAASRGEYPNVNIEIIPMPCMHCEHPSCVPVCPAKATYRREDGIVMQNFRRCIGCKYCMVACPYGARSFNYREQEEEEYQRPDLPPDLGLDTKAYIGPWPYPHRTHGVVEKCTFCFHHIDQGLKQGKRIGIDVVPACVEACPTVARAFGDLDDPRSNVSQLLASRNSLKLREEFGTEPKVIYLPR